One Phoenix dactylifera cultivar Barhee BC4 chromosome 14, palm_55x_up_171113_PBpolish2nd_filt_p, whole genome shotgun sequence DNA window includes the following coding sequences:
- the LOC103718191 gene encoding cleavage and polyadenylation specificity factor subunit 6 translates to MDPMMEEQLDYGDEEYGGSQKLQYQGSGGAIPAIAEEEMMGEDDEYDDLYNDVNIGEDFMQTMQQRREPPVSLSNGGLLNQKTDGPGSATPQMGGQASVSIAGLGEEGKELKPAYGPLETEQKSGGLLARKGLEEGSGDFPEGFSHQGSKAPETVQESNVGNAGFHGNSAAPSPPKPGMDPKYAGGPLSLTSDSARSGVRNPQPVPVNQAVTTAAYHVVMNDNSRSGMGLVGNDGAAMLVVGDLHWWTTDAQLESVMSQYGRVKEIKFFEERASGKSKGYCQVEFYDATAAAACKEGMYGHAFNGRTCVVEYASPQILKQMGAAYTSRQSQAQPQQQGRRQMNSGMGRGGGWGGRGGQGPPNRGQGNAGPMRGRGAMGAKGMGGPGGGFGTGATGGPYGPAGGMMHPQGMMGAAFDPTYMGGGGPYGGFSGPAFPGMMPPFQAVSSVGLPGVAPHVNPAFFGRGMSGNAMGMMGGNGMEGHSAGMWTDMGIGGWTGEDHGRRTRESSYGGDDVAADYGYGEVNNERVERSNASREKERGSERDWSGSSERRYRDEREKERDRSDKERYREEKDRYMDHRQRDRDWDNEGDWDGGHSSSRSRNKSRTVQEEYYRSHSRDADYGKRRRLPSD, encoded by the coding sequence ATGGATCCTATGATGGAAGAGCAGTTGGATTATGGGGATGAGGAGTATGGGGGAAGCCAGAAATTGCAGTACCAGGGAAGTGGAGGAGCGATCCCGGCAATTGCAGAGGAGGAGATGATGGGGGAGGATGATGAGTATGATGATCTCTATAATGATGTCAACATTGGTGAGGATTTCATGCAGACCATGCAGCAAAGGCGCGAGCCACCTGTTTCTCTCAGCAATGGTGGATTACTTAACCAGAAGACAGATGGCCCTGGTTCAGCCACTCCCCAGATGGGAGGCCAGGCCAGTGTGAGCATCGCAGGACTTGGGGAGGAAGGGAAGGAGCTGAAGCCTGCTTATGGGCCCCTGGAAACTGAGCAGAAGTCTGGTGGGTTGCTTGCTAGAAAGGGATTGGAAGAGGGGAGTGGTGATTTTCCTGAAGGGTTTTCTCATCAAGGAAGTAAGGCTCCAGAGACTGTCCAAGAGAGTAATGTAGGGAATGCTGGGTTTCATGGAAATTCTGCAGCACCTTCGCCACCAAAACCTGGTATGGATCCCAAGTATGCTGGTGGGCCTTTGTCACTAACATCAGATTCGGCGAGAAGTGGTGTCAGGAACCCCCAGCCGGTGCCTGTGAATCAGGCAGTAACAACTGCCGCATACCATGTGGTGATGAATGATAATTCAAGGTCAGGAATGGGATTGGTGGGTAATGATGGCGCAGCCATGCTCGTTGTGGGGGACCTGCACTGGTGGACAACTGATGCTCAGCTTGAGAGTGTGATGTCGCAGTATGGGAGGGTGAAGGAGATCAAGTTCTTTGAAGAGAGAGCTAGTGGGAAGTCGAAGGGTTACTGTCAGGTTGAGTTCTATGATGCTACAGCTGCAGCTGCCTGTAAGGAAGGAATGTATGGTCATGCTTTTAATGGGCGAACTTGTGTGGTGGAATATGCTTCTCCTCAGATTTTGAAGCAGATGGGTGCAGCTTATACGAGCAGACAATCTCAAGCACAACCTCAGCAACAGGGAAGGAGGCAGATGAATAGTGGGATGGGTAGAGGTGGTGGATGGGGTGGTCGAGGTGGACAGGGACCGCCCAACAGGGGTCAAGGCAATGCTGGGCCCATGAGGGGAAGGGGAGCTATGGGTGCAAAAGGAATGGGGGGGCCTGGTGGTGGATTTGGGACTGGGGCCACTGGTGGCCCATATGGGCCTGCAGGAGGGATGATGCACCCGCAGGGAATGATGGGTGCAGCATTTGACCCGACATACATGGGTGGAGGCGGCCCTTATGGAGGCTTTTCTGGTCCTGCTTTTCCTGGGATGATGCCTCCTTTCCAAGCAGTGAGCAGTGTTGGCCTTCCCGGAGTGGCACCTCATGTTAACCCAGCTTTCTTTGGCCGTGGGATGTCTGGAAATGCAATGGGAATGATGGGTGGCAATGGGATGGAAGGGCATTCTGCAGGGATGTGGACTGATATGGGCATAGGTGGGTGGACAGGGGAGGATCATGGAAGAAGGACAAGGGAATCAAGTTATGGTGGTGATGATGTTGCTGCTGACTATGGCTATGGGGAGGTGAACAATGAGAGAGTTGAGAGATCAAATGCATCtcgagagaaggaaagaggttCAGAGCGGGACTGGTCAGGGAGCTCTGAGAGGAGGTATCGTGATGAGAGGGAAAAAGAGCGGGACAGGTCTGATAAGGAACGATACAGGGAGGAGAAAGACAGGTATATGGACCATAGGCAGAGGGATAGAGATTGGGATAACGAAGGTGACTGGGATGGAGGGCATTCTTCTTCCAGGTCTCGAAACAAGTCACGGACGGTGCAAGAAGAATATTACAGGTCTCACTCTAGGGATGCGGACTATGGAAAAAGACGTCGCCTACCTTCGGATTGA